In Mastacembelus armatus chromosome 4, fMasArm1.2, whole genome shotgun sequence, the following are encoded in one genomic region:
- the LOC113129105 gene encoding paraneoplastic antigen Ma1 homolog — MNFIEEAGVNVAHSVIVSGVTNTEKDDEIIDCLKRYGSIKKITFVDDSNSLFYNNLIVEYTHRSAMTALNPILPYTYQSETDSDTVYCVKALSNESPATAGVKTPCRLQSIHSEPAGRSSLPEQAGPLLAPPRLSMYPNDLNPPEVQKVVVEHLIRTSDLNSSIRLRSFSGKSPKPNNEMDYETRRSHIELLLVDHNLPSVLVTRRILESLLSPAADVVKGLGPDTLPEVYLRVLDSAFATVQDGEELFAKFLNTFQDPGETPSAYLQRLQLTLNTVVKQGGIASVDLDKHLLKQFCRGCWDNTVINKLQLEQRRRNPPSFPEFLFLLRTEEDRQLTKDSLMKRHMTALKPRVNVHSQSACSCGHSEMRTINELKQQMQQLQSQMSALLSRKSQSSKPVPPPSRAAKPHSGSTFPPSGFSRPKPNYCFKCGEEGHISAGCNNPPNPALVVQKKKQLQQRRQVWDSKNNKSLN, encoded by the coding sequence atgaacTTTATTGAAGAGGCTGGGGTGAATGTTGCACATTCTGTAATTGTCTCTGGTGTGACAAATACGGAGAAAGATGATGAAATAATCGATTGCCTTAAACGATATGGTTCGATAAAGAAAATTACTTTTGTGGATGATtcaaatagtttattttataaCAACCTGATCGTTGAATATACTCACCGTTCTGCAATGACCGCTTTAAATCCAATATTACCATATACTTACCAATCTGAGACCGACTCTGACACTGTTTATTGTGTTAAAGCACTTAGCAATGAAAGCCCAGCCACAGCAGGAGTCAAAACCCCCTGTAGATTACAAAGTATACATTCTGAGCCTGCAGGCAGGAGTTCCTTACCTGAACAAGCGGGGCCATTGCTAGCACCGCCCAGACTGTCCATGTACCCGAATGATTTAAACCCCCCTGAAGTTCAGAAAGTGGTGGTTGAACATCTCATCAGAACAAGTGATTTAAATTCTTCTATTCGACTTCgttccttttctggaaaaagtccaaaacccaatAATGAAATGGATTATGAGACCCGGAGATCCCACATTGAATTGCTGCTGGTGGATCACAACTTGCCATCTGTGCTGGTCACTCGCAGAATTCTAGAAAGCTTACTGTCTCCCGCAGCCGATGTGGTTAAAGGGTTGGGACCAGACACGCTGCCTGAAGTCTACCTAAGAGTTTTGGACTCAGCTTTTGCAACTGTCCAGGATGGAGAGGAGCTGTTTGCtaaatttttaaatacatttcaagATCCAGGTGAAACCCCTTCTGCTTACTTGCAGCGATTGCAACTTACCTTAAATACCGTGGTGAAACAAGGTGGTATCGCGTCTGTGGAtctggataaacatctgcttaAGCAGTTCTGTCGGGGCTGTTGGGATAACACCGTCATAAACAAATTACAATTGGAGCAAAGGAGAAGAAATCCTCCATCCTTTcctgaatttttgtttttacttcgAACAGAAGAAGATAGGCAGCTAACTAAGGATAGTCTCATGAAAAGACATATGACTGCCTTAAAGCCTCGGGTCAATGTTCATTCACAAAGTGCATGTTCTTGTGGTCACTCTGAGATGCGCACCATCAATGAACTGAAGCAACAGATGCAGCAGCTGCAAAGTCAAATGTCCGCCTTGCTATCACGGAAATCCCAATCTTCAAAGCCAGTTCCACCACCGAGTAGAGCAGCCAAACCACATTCTGGCAGTACTTTTCCCCCTTCTGGTTTTTCCAGACCCAAACCTAATTACTGCTTTAAATGTGGGGAAGAGGGGCACATATCCGCTGGTTGCAATAATCCCCCTAACCCTGCGCTTGttgtgcaaaagaaaaaacaactacaacagAGACGGCAAGTGTGGGAttctaaaaataacaaatcatTAAACTAA